The Salmo trutta chromosome 6, fSalTru1.1, whole genome shotgun sequence genome has a window encoding:
- the LOC115196020 gene encoding claudin-34 gives MAYLVHTAHPQFVSLWLSAVGWVLTAVTLGLIQWRVWQVADLTFITSGVAWVGIWRVCFYSHTLVTSEFRVMYCQNMALSDAFTPPEVATAQVLTLIGLFVGFCGNAAAVYALRNVYFGLEKQTPIRCAFAVAGTLCLLSAVCFLIPLLWNLNSVVTNQTIAFPSNFHMPPAPVTQNAGAGIGVGIIGSFMMIVSGVIFIFYRFPVKVGPRVEPPCPEARHFDGSSVGTLSPGSVGHGRDSLNNSQAKDNPAFRSDEHL, from the coding sequence ATGGCATACCTGGTTCACACGGCTCACCCTCAGTTCGTCAGCCTGTGGTTGAGCGCCGTGGGTTGGGTCCTTACCGCGGTGACCCTTGGACTCATCCAGTGGAGGGTCTGGCAGGTGGCCGACTTGACCTTCATCACCTCAGGAGTGGCCTGGGTCGGGATCTGGAGGGTGTGTTTCTATAGCCATACACTCGTGACCTCTGAGTTCAGGGTCATGTATTGTCAGAATATGGCGCTGTCGGACGCCTTCACGCCCCCGGAGGTCGCCACGGCCCAGGTGCTCACTCTAATAGGGCTGTTCGTGGGGTTCTGTGGGAACGCCGCCGCCGTCTACGCTCTCAGGAACGTCTATTTCGGCCTGGAGAAGCAGACGCCTATCCGCTGTGCGTTCGCAGTGGCTGGTACTCTGTGCTTGTTGTCTGCTGTGTGTTTTCTCATACCGCTCCTGTGGAACCTGAACTCGGTGGTGACCAATCAAACGATTGCGTTCCCTTCGAACTTCCACATGCCCCCTGCACCTGTGACCCAGAACGCTGGGGCAGGAATCGGGGTCGGGATCATAGGGTCGTTCATGATGATCGTCAGTGGAGTTATCTTCATCTTCTACAGGTTCCCTGTCAAGGTAGGACCCAGAGTGGAGCCGCCTTGTCCAGAGGCGAGACACTTTGATGGGTCAAGTGTTGGGACATTGTCCCCTGGGTCTGTGGGACACGGTAGGGATAGTCTGAATAACTCTCAGGCCAAGGACAATCCTGCCTTCCGCTCTGATGAGCACTTGTGA
- the LOC115196018 gene encoding H(+)/Cl(-) exchange transporter 4 yields the protein MDGDGASSTGATPSEEMNGTGNLMDFLDEPFPDVSTYEDFHTIDWLREKSRDTDRHRKITIKSKESYWELIKSLLDAWSGWVVMLLIGMLTGTLAGVIDLAVDWMTDLKEGVCLSAFYYSREQCCWTSNETTFDDRDKCPQWQKWAELMTGHSEGAGAYVLNYFLYVLWALLFSFLAVSLVRVFAPYACGSGIPEIKTILSGFIIRGYLGKWTLLIKTVTLVLAVSSGLSLGKEGPLVHVACCCGNLFCSLFSKYSKNEGKRREVLSAAAAAGVSVAFGAPIGGVLFSLEEVSYYFPLKTLWRSFFAALVAAFTLRAINPFGNSRLVLFYVEYHTPWYMAELVPFILLGVFGGLWGTLFIRGNIAWCRRRKTTLLGKYPVLEVIVITGITAVLAFPNPYTRRSTSELISELFNDCGALESSQLCDYVNNPNMSRPVDDIPDRPAGPGVYSALWQLALALIFKIVITIFTFGMKIPSGLFIPSMAVGAIAGRIVGIAVEQMAYHHHDWIIFKNWCRPGADCVTPGLYAMVGAAACLGGVTRMTVSLVVIMFELTGGLEYIVPLMAAAVTSKWVADAFGKEGIYESHIQLNGYPYLDVRDEFTHRTLATDVMRPRRSEPPLAVLTQDSTTVEDVETLIKDTDYNGFPVVVSRESERLIGFVQRRELTVAIKTARQKQDGVVSSSVVYFTEDNPQVAEACDPQPLKLRRILNLSPFTVTDHTPMETVVDIFRKLGLRQCLVTRSGRLLGIITKKDVLRHMAQMMNQDPESIMFN from the exons ATGGACGGAGACG GGGCCAGCAGTACTGGGGCCACTCCCTCAGAGGAGATGAATGGTACTGGGAACCTGATGGACTTCCTGGATGAGCCCTTCCCTGACGTCAGCACCTACGAAGACTTCCACACCATCGACTGGCTCCGGGAGAAGTCGCGCGACACAGATCGCCATAGGAAG ATCACCATCAAGAGTAAGGAGTCTTACTGGGAGCTGATTAAGAGTCTTCTGGATGCCTGGTCAGGATGGGTGGTGATGCTGCTCATAGGAATGCTCACAG GTACGCTGGCTGGAGTGATAGACCTGGCTGTGGACTGGATGACAGATCTGAAAGAAGGGGTGTGTCTCTCTGCGTTCTACTACAGCCGTGAGCAGTGCTGCTGGACCTCCAACGAGACCACCTTCGACGACAGAGACAAGTGTCCGCAGTGGCAGAAGTGGGCCGAGCTGATGACCGGTCACTCTGAG GGTGCCGGGGCATATGTGTTGAATTACTTCCTGTATGTGTTGTGGGCGCTGTTATTCTCTTTCCTGGCTGTGTCTCTAGTAAGAGTATTTGCCCCCTACGCCTGTGGGTCAGGTATTCCTGAG ATCAAGACCATCCTGAGTGGGTTCATCATCCGGGGCTACCTGGGGAAGTGGACCCTGCTGATCAAGACGGTGACCCTGGTCCTGGCTGTGTCCTCCGGGCTCAGCCTGGGGAAGGAGGGACCCCTGGTCCACGTGGCCTGCTGCTGTGGTAACCTCTTCTGCTCCCTGTTCTCCAAATACAGCAAGAACGAGGGCAAGCGCAGAGAG GTGTTatcggctgctgctgctgctggggtgTCGGTGGCTTTTGGAGCTCCGATTGGAGGAGTTCTCTTCAGCCTGGAGGAG GTGAGTTACTACTTCCCTCTGAAGACCCTGTGGCGCTCCTTCTTCGCTGCGTTGGTGGCGGCCTTCACCCTTCGCGCCATCAACCCGTTCGGCAACAGCAGGCTGGTCCTGTTCTACGTGGAGTACCACACCCCCTGGTACATGGCTGAGCTGGTCCCCTTCATCCTGCTGGGGGTGTTCGGGGGCCTCTGGGGAACCCTCTTCATCCGGGGGAACATCGCCTGGTGTAGGAGGAGGAAGACCACTCTGCTGGGGAAGTACCCTGTCCTAGAG GTGATCGTGATAACGGGTATTACCGCGGTCCTGGCGTTCCCTAACCCGTACACGCGGCGCAGCACCAGCGAGCTCATCTCCGAGCTGTTCAACGACTGCGGTGCGCTGGAGTCCTCTCAGCTGTGTGACTACGTTAACAACCCCAACATGAGCCGTCCGGTGGACGACATCCCAGACCGCCCTGCTGGACCCGGGGTCTACAGCGCTCTGTGGCAGCTGGCCCTGGCTCTTATCTTTAAGATTGTAATAACTATCTTCACCTTCGGCATGAAG ATCCCGTCTGGGCTGTTTATTCCTAGCATGGCTGTGGGGGCCATCGCTGGGCGAATCGTGGGCATCGCTGTGGAGCAGATGGCCTACCATCACCACGACTGGATCATCTTTAAGAACTGGTGTCGTCCCGGAGCCGACTGTGTTACCCCAGGTCTCTACGCTATGGTGGGCGCTGCCGCGTGTCTGG GAGGTGTGACCCGGATGACCGTGTCCCTGGTGGTCATTATGTTTGAGCTGACCGGCGGTCTGGAGTACATCGTCCCCCTCATGGCCGCAGCCGTCACCAGTAAGTGGGTAGCGGACGCCTTTGGGAAGGAGGGTATCTACGAGTCCCATATCCAACTCAACGGCTACCCCTACCTGGACGTCAGGGACGAGTTCACACACAG GACCCTGGCCACGGATGTGATGCGTCCCAGGCGCAGTGAGCCCCCCCTGGCCGTGTTGACCCAGGACAGCACCACGGTGGAGGACGTGGAGACGCTCATCAAGGACACCGACTACAACGGCTTCCCTGTGGTCGTGTCCCGAGAGTCAGAGCGCCTCATCGGCTTCGTCCAGCGCAGGGAACTCACTGTGGCCATCA agaCTGCCCGTCAGAAGCAGGACGGAGTGGTGAGCAGCTCTGTGGTCTACTTCACGGAGGACAACCCCCAGGTGGCCGAGGCCTGCGACCCCCAGCCCCTGAAGCTGCGGCGCATCCTGAACCTCAGCCCCTTCACCGTCACGGACCACACCCCCATGGAGACCGTGGTGGACATCTTCAGGAAGCTGGGCCTCCGACAGTGTCTGGTCACCAGAAGCGG
- the LOC115196019 gene encoding putative claudin-24 translates to MDPGVCAMELLGVFFSIGAWICSLATTIMSTWLTLSTDLLPAESYELGLWETCVVQDLGILECRPYDSLLGLPPDIKLARILMCVTVATGLLGLLLAIPGIYWINSCNQGSEGLRVKRLMKMLGGILCLVAGILGLIPVSYIAHLTVMRFFDEAVPAIVPRWEFGDALFCGWTAGFLHLVAGSLLVTSCVCLQEEPCTLQMPIPLQRRHTHVHTTTTPHRKRSMEYV, encoded by the coding sequence ATGGATCCGGGGGTGTGCGCTATGGAACTCCTCGGGGTCTTCTTCTCTATTGGTGCCTGGATCTGCTCGCTGGCCACCACCATCATGTCCACCTGGCTGACCCTGTCCACCGACCTGCTGCCCGCGGAGAGCTACGAGCTGGGCCTGTGGGAGACGTGTGTGGTGCAGGACCTTGGAATTCTGGAGTGCAGACCCTATGACAGTCTCCTCGGCCTGCCCCCGGACATCAAACTAGCCCGGATCCTCATGTGTGTAACAGTGGCCACGGGCCTCCTGGGTCTCCTGCTAGCCATTCCTGGAATCTACTGGATCAACAGCTGCAACCAGGGCTCTGAGGGGTTGAGGGTGAAGAGATTGATGAAGATGCTTGGGGGGATATTGTGCTTGGTGGCAGGGATACTGGGTCTCATACCTGTGTCTTACATCGCTCACCTGACGGTCATGCGGTTCTTCGATGAGGCCGTGCCGGCCATTGTGCCGCGCTGGGAGTTTGGGGACGCCCTGTTCTGTGGCTGGACGGCGGGGTTTCTACACCTGGTGGCCGGCTCTCTGCTGGTCACCTCCTGCGTGTGCCTTCAAGAGGAGCCCTGCACCTTACAAATGCCTATACCACTACAGAGAagacatacacacgtacacactaccactaccccACATAGGAAGAGGTCTATGGAATATGTTTGA